The following proteins come from a genomic window of Triticum aestivum cultivar Chinese Spring chromosome 6A, IWGSC CS RefSeq v2.1, whole genome shotgun sequence:
- the LOC123127700 gene encoding photosynthetic NDH subunit of lumenal location 3, chloroplastic, producing MDEGMELKGCVCRIKSCAGQLLSMEEDLVTDLDDDSWDLVWRDLRLKATFLYIDLSRVISRSENDERRKALTLLANKFFYCTDELCDAVTSRSVPVVKMCYNDTAQALRELLAALAPPQ from the exons ATGGATGAAGGGATGGAGCTCAAGGGGTGCGTTTGCCGGATCAAGAGCTGCGCCGGCCAACTTCTGTCGATGGAGGAGGATCTGGTGACTGATCTGGACGATGACTCATGGGACTTGGTCTGGAGGGACCTCCGCCTGAAGGCTACCTTCTTGTACATTGATCTGAGCCGTGTGATCTCCCGAAGTGAGAACGATGAGCGCAGGAAGGCGCTCACCCTTCTCGCCAACAAATTCTTCTACTGCACGGATGAG CTATGCGATGCGGTGACGAGCCGAAGCGTCCCCGTCGTGAAGATGTGCTACAACGACACCGCTCAGGCTCTCCGTGAGTTGCTCGCGGCCCTTGCGCCGCCGCAGTAG